The genomic interval GAGAAAACGAATGAGCAGCGATGAAATGATGGGGGAAAAAGCACCCTTTTCGATGAGCTTCCTCTAACTTTCATTCTAGTTCCCCTTCCCGTGGCTTCTCACCTCACTTCACGCCACGTGCGCGAGTTTGGGTTGCTACTGCTTGCTGCAATGCGGCTACTTCACCATGTCCCATCTGGGACGCCGCGAAAACCTCATTCTCCTCGCCTTCAGCTTGCTTTTCACCACCAACATCGCCGTGTCGAACCTGTCACTGTGAGTAACCAAAATCCTTCCTCTTTGGGCCTGTTCTGTGCTGCGCCGCATGATGGTGCGCATTCCGCCCGCgactccgccgccgccggaaGGGGCGGAACCCGAATAACTTGACGAGCAATCATGCTAATTCACTGCGCAGTGCCATGGTCTCCGTGCCATTCTACCAGGTCCTCCGAACTACCGTCCCCGTGTTCACGGTTCTCATCTACCGCGTTGTCTTTGGTCGCACTTATGAGAACATGACCTACCTGACGCTGGTTCCCATCATGATTGGTGCTGCTCTGACCACGATTGGCGAGTACACTTTCACCGACCTGGGCTTCCTGCTCACCTTTGCGGGCGTGGTGCTTGCTGCGGTCAAGGTACGTTATTTTGGGTTTGCTCATCTCCCGTCCATCATCCGAAATCCAACGCTTTGTCGAGTTTGCGGAGAGTGGTCCCGGCGACTCCAATTGGGTCCGCCATCTCCGCCCTCTGCGCCCTCTGAAACTCGGCCAGCAAACCTTCGTCCCATTTACAGTGCTACTATCAATGCATTTTACAGTTACTAACGAACATGTTAACAGACCGTCGCTACCAACCGCATTATGACCGGCCCCCTGGCCCTCCCCGCTATGGAGGTCCTGCTGCGCATGTCGCCCTTTGCGGCTATGCAATCTTTGGCCTGCGCCATCGCCGCCGGCGAGCTCGGAAACCTCAACACCATGCGCGTGGAGGGTAACATCAGCCTCGCCACCCTTATCGCTCTCCTCGGTAACGGAATCCTCGCATTCGCCCTCAACGTTGCCTCTTTCCAGACGAACAAGGTCGCCGGTGCCCTGACGATGAGCATCTGCGGTAACCTGAAGCAATGCCTGACGGTTGGCCTCGGCATCATCGCCTTTGGCGTCGAAGTCCACCTCTTCAACGGCTCCGGCATGATCCTCACCATGATTGGTGCTGCGTGGTACAGCAAGGTCGAGCTCGACCGCAGAGCCCGCAAATAAACTGGCTCACATGGATTGGCGAGCTGCGCATTTCATACTGCGCGTGTAACGAATATCAGTAACGGCCGAATATCATATAGAACCGGGCGCAGGCAAAGCCGGGTCAGCCTGTGAGGGTGTTGGGGTGTATCGGGAAGGCTTCTGGTTGTATCAACCACCGGAGCCGCGGTCGACGCCGTCCAACAGCCACGGAGCTACGGGACAGGACAGGACGATCTGCCGCACATCGTGGCGTCGGGAAACCCGCATGGGTTAGGGCGGCGCCGGCGGAAGCCAATCAAAGCTGGCGTCCAAAAAAGCCGGTATCGCTGCCGCCTGCTTCCCCCCTTTCCGCTAAGGAGTTTCCTTGCCGACGCACCGCACTCTGGACAAGATGATGCCGCGTGTAAGACGGAGGAGCCGAGTGCACCGACGAAACAGAAGCATGCATGCCGTGGGCCATAGGGTTCGCGCATCGATTTATACCCTTCGCATGGAGTAAAGGAAACGGGCATAAACACGGGATGTTTTTCATCAAAAAGGGCTAGGGAAAAGACTTCATTTGTCCTCTAGAAACCctgggcttcttttttttcttctctttttttcttcaTTCACTTCTCAATTTACCGTCAGGTAATAATACAAACATTCAAAAAATGATCTTAACCAATGTTCCCCATACGTTTTCGTTTATGAGAGGTAGTGTTGACTGTTCCGGAGTGCTCACCTCAAGACCAAGTGTGATGATTATTCCCGGACTAGATGACGGGTAGTCATCTGCAAGACACCACCCCACGCGGGCACATCCCGTGGGCGGAGTGGGTGTGGTCGGAGTTGTTCATCCCCCCCCAATTCATGCTGCCCTTTCCCCGAAAAGCCATCTGCTGCAGAAAAACGACATGCGCGAGCGCTGACCGAGAAAACGCAGGCGGGAAAACCTGCTGATGGTGCCGTCATGTGAACTCGATTGGGACCCCATTTTCCCCCACACGCACTACCTACTCAGCTCAGCTCACTTCACTCAGGTGAGAGATGGAGATTTGATAAACGCTGCTTCCATCCATCAACTCTTCCCACGGGTTTCTCATGAGTGTCAATTGTAATGTTTATTGTATAATGGCAATTTGGAAACCGCCTTGAAAGAAACCCcgataaaaagaagaagagataACCTACCTTGATAATGTCGATTGATACCCGACCCCGCAGAGATGACGACGATCTCGCCGTCGCGAAAGCTTCGAGACAAGGCCACGGAGGGTTTACTTCGATGATACCGTCGATTCTATGCGATGCGGCAGAGATCAACCCGGTTCCGGAGTCGGGGGCCCGGGACGCGGATGGACAAGGTGCCACCGACGGCAAAGACATCGAGACCAAGGACACCGAGACCAGAGGCGACGACGGCAAAGTCGCGGCGTTCCTGGCGAGGAACCGACTCCACCCCTCCGCCATCGCGGCAGCGCACGAGTTCGCGCAGGCAATGTTCCCCGGGTGCGAGGTCGAGAGGGCGCCGTTTCAGGGGTACTGCTCTTATACGCTGCTCCTGAGGCCGCTTCCCGGTGGAGCGGCGGGACGGCGGCGGGATAGCGGTGTTGAGGccgggggaggggggagcGTCGAGAGTCGGAGCCGGAGCGAGAGCGGTACGAGTTGGAAGAGCGGCGGCAGTGGTGGTGGCGGAAGACTCGTTCAGTTCCGACCTCGGAGGCACGGTGTTGACGTCGAGATGTGTGTCGAGGCTAGGGGTGTACTTGGGGATGGGGTCGTGCCGGGCGTGGAGGGGCTTGGTGTGTTGGAGGGGCTGGATACGACGGCGACTCGTGGCGGAGAGGGGAAGAAGGACGGGGAGCTGTGTGCGTATCTCCTGGAGAGGGTCGGCGGTGTATCCTTGACGGGCTTCCGGAGGATATCTGCGGGTCTGGAGACGGACCCGAGAGCGTCGAGAAGGAGGCTTGTTGCGGATCTGGCTGTTGTCTTTGCGGATTCGTGGAGGGGGAGGCGGGAGGATTCCGGGGAGGGACGCGGACACGGGGGTGCGGACGGCAGAGGGCGCGTGGGAGGGAGTTTGGCGTGGCGGTTGGAGATTATGGGAAAGGGGTTGCCTTGTGAGTTTCGGGACGTTGTGAGGGATGTCAGGAGGGATCTTGGGGGTATCGAGAGGTTGCCTTGGGTTGTTACGCACGGGGACCTCGTGCCGGATAATATCATGGTTCATCCGCCGCGCGAGGAGGCAGGGGACGAGAGCGGCGAGGCGTGGGTGAGGCGGAAACTGGGGTGGGGGAGGGAGGAGAGGGCTGGCGGGCTGGTTGGGTTGATTGACTGGGCCGAGCTGGAGTGGCTGCCGTTCGGGGTGGGCATGTACGGGCTCGAGGAGGTGTTGGGGGAGGATGTTGTCGTTGGTGGGAGTAGCGATGTTGACTTTGCTGCTGGTGGGAGTGCTGCTACTACGACGGCAACGATTACGACtacgacgatgacgacgacaTCAACGAGATTCGAGTACTATCCCGAAGCAGCCTCCCTCCGCGCACTCTTCTGGGACGAGGTCGGACGCGTGGTGGGTGATGAGGAGGTCATTCGCCGGGCGAAGAGGGCTCAGGTCCTGGGGGTACTGCTTTGGAGGGGCATTGCGTTTGATGATGGCGCGCTGGGGAGGGTCGTGGACGGGGAGAGGGACGCGTGGGACTTGCAACGCTTGCGGGCTTGGGCTTTTGAGGATGGGGGTCTCGGGTTGACTCGTGGCAAGGTCGAGGTTGAGGTGGTTCGTGGGGGGAGCGAGAATAAAGGTAGTAGACGATTGTTGAAGAAGGTTACGGGATGGATGAGAGGGTGCTTTAAGGGGTTGTGAGATGGCTCATGTGGGTGTTTGGCTGAGTATAGAATTGGGAGACTAGACCATATATGGAGTTCCGGGTGATCTTTTAGGGTTTCCAAGACTTCGAGACGGATTCAATCAATTCATTTGAGCAATGAAGCATCATGAATGCCTTATTGAGAATGCGGTTTCAACTTCAAAGTACTCGCAAATGTGTACagaaatcccttttatatacCCAACCCACTCGGCATCTTTGTGAGCGACGTGACTCTAAGCCCTTTCGTAATAAGTTGTGAAATCTTTTGCTTTTTCAATATAGTTTACTCTTATGTTCACACCTTGATTCTAAAAACTGGTCCAAAGTGAAGAGGAAGATGAGTTTAGGACGCCCCTTGCTTTTCTTCTGTGAATACGAATAGTAGAAACAGACGAGCTCCATGAGGCAGAGAAAAATCTAGCAATGTTCACGGCCTAGAATGTTGATAAAAGTGTTCTGATTTTCCTCCTGTTGGCAGCATCTCTAGTGATAGAAAGTGAGTATACTATATGCTTGTAAATAAACGTCGATAAGCAAAAAAGATCGCGGATTTCACATCTTGGAGTTCACGAGTATTGATATACGGGCAAAAAAGATGAGTTTTTCCTCCCGATTTAGTCGTGTCTTTCGGCGTTAGTATGCAAATGACCTCCGCTCCATGTCCTAGGCTCATCATCATTAGCACTACTAGATAACCAAATCGCGGACTCTGAAAGTGGCAGCAAGGTTAGCGGTTCGACTTGTCTAAACATGTTCCTACCCTTCTTGTCTAGAGATTTGGCACCGCCTTTCCAAATGAAATTTGCCATCTAGACGAGTGGTCACCTAGGACTGAGGTTTTGTAGATTGTGCTTGTGAGCAGAGGCATCATTCATGTTACCCAAAGTTACAGATGGCTCGAAGACTCTCGTGAGAGTGTTGCTCAAATACGTGGTTTTGACAAATTGAACAGAAACTGACGAGGGCCGAGTTTAATAGAACTGGCCAAGGACTTTCAGGTCTCTGGTCCTCTCATTGCTCACTTGTCTGTGTAAGTGCCTTGGCTTTACCCCCCTAAAATTCGAACAGAAGCGGTGATGAATCATGTTACTAGACGAAGTTATCCACCTCCTATGCCCTGTGTGATAACAGACGAACAAGAGGGCCGTCTCCTAAGATTGACGCATCCGCCGAAAATCCTCCGATGACTGCATCGTGAGCTTCTATACCACTCTTCTCCAAGGTCTACGAAGTAAGTTTGACTATAGTTACACTGTCACATAGTCAGGCCATCATCTCCTTGCCCCAATTACTTTACTACACAAGGTTACAGTTCCGATTTAACCGAACCAACCCCGTCAATTGCGTATGACCGTCCAAACCCCAAGCCCGAAAATCCCCCGCCCGCCCCTTTTCTACTATTCGATACCCAGGTCCAGGCCATCATACATTCAGCCAAAGCTCTTCGAAGTAGTAATCAGACCCACTACCTGTATACTGCTGTAGATCAACTGGCTACATTCCTTATCTATTCGGGAGGAGCTCGCTAAAGCACAATAACAGGTAAGATCACGTATCAAAGGGCGATTACCACCTTATCACGCTGGTCACGATACGGTAGCCTCGTGAGCAGAGAGCAATACCCTACGAGCTTCACACGGAAGATGAGAGACCGGGTAGAGATGCGGCAGAGACTAGAAGCGTGCCCGGACTGGGAAATATGGTTCGCCGTCACGGTGTAGGTCGCGAAACGCAATGGCTAGATGCAGTCTTGAGATGTGCGCAGATGGGCCAAGTATCAAAGTGAATGGTACCAACACCAAAGAGGAGAAGGACGGGACAATTGTGATTCGATGCTTCGTGATGAGGAGATGGGGGATGGACTGGATTTCTGGGGAGCGGGAAACCCCTTATATACGCAAATTCCAAGGAGGCGGGCGAACCACGCTTCCCACTTGATTCATACAATCAGCGCCAGCCACACCAGGCGAACCAGGCGGACCAGGCGGACCAGCACCAACGCCCACCCACATCAGATGTAAGCCATGATCAGGCTATTGCCGACCTTCTTCACAGCGAACACGCATGCACACTATGGAATGGAACTTACGCATGCCCTGTACAAATCATACTTCCACTTTCCCCCATCAAACATCTAATCCTTCTTACCCGACTAtctaagaaaaagaaagcctGGAGCCCGATGCCTTGAAGGCGAAGAGACGGGTTGAGAACCAGTGTCACCGGAGACCGCCTCAGTAGTTACCAGACACTATATTTCCCGATTCAAAAACAAACATTTCCCGATTCCAACCAGTCAACACGGCAAGCCACATCCAcgcgcttcgagacctagaAGCCGGGTTACAACGAGGCAGCTTCCAGGTAGGCAGACAGGAGAGAAGCCTACAGCCTGCCGCGGTGTTGCAGCTGGGCTCGCAGCCTGCAGAGCCGCCGGCCCCCAAAAGATGTGACTGTGCCTCGAACGGGCCGCCTTGCACTTTTTAACAAGCAACAAGAAAGACGGGAATGCGTTGTAAGCCTCACTTTGGCCGGGCGGAGCGGGCGGGAGGACGCAGTGTGCTGATCTCCCCCCTCAGCCTGCATGTGGCATGCATCTGGAAAAGTCCAATAGGAGTTGTTCTTGGATGTGACCCTGTGAATGGCGCCCTCGAATAAGTTTCCCGAGGCACCTTGAGTCTCGAGGGATGAGCCGCTGCTATACGCCCGCATATGTCATCGGGAGCGGCTGGGAGTTGATCCGATTGATCCGGCTCGTCATATTGGACCGTATCAAACAATCCCGCAACACTGTACAATAAGTAACCCCTGCTCTAACCTCAACCACAGCTTACAACAACCGCTCATCATATACCAGCCACGGCCATGGCCTCCCTTAcaccgacgacgatgatggaTGCTCTCTCAACCTTGCCGCCGGCCCATTGGTGCCAGATATTCTTCGGGCTCTCAACAGCAGTAGTGTTGGCCATCCAGGTAGTGCCAAAGACGACCCAGCGTCTTCTTCTCGACTACGGCGCCCGCTCGCCGGCTACTACCACCGACACCAACGACCGGACCAAGGAGCCCACTGGTCCCAAAAGATTGGACTTCTTCACGCAAGCCGCCAAAGCTGTGACTTCCTTTGGTCAAATTCCACACGCGTGGTTCATGCACTTCTACGTCGCGTCCGTTGCAGGTTCGGCTTTCTGGGCATGGCAGTATTTTCAAAGCGGTTCAGTCATGGCCATCATCTCTGGCCAGCAGGCGGCTTCGGACGGCCCGGTTGTGAGCTTCGAGCAGACAGTGCTCGTCTGGACATTGATGGCGCTGCAAGGCACGAGGAGATTGTACGAGTGTCTCTTCGTGATGAGACCGGGGTCTTCTAGGATGTGGTTCGTTCATTGGCTGCTTGGATTGGGTTTCTATCTCTGCATGAGTGTATCCGTCTGGGTTGACGGCTCAGGTGAGGACCGTCATTTCCCACTCTCAGATACACACTCACCTTTCCCAGCCGCCTTGAGGCAAGAAGCAAGGCCAAACTTGGAAGGTCTTCTGTCACCTGGGGTCGCCGCTGGGACCGTCGCGTACCTCTACGGATGGTCTAATCAGCATAAATGCCACAAACACTTGGCCAGCCTCAAGAAGTATTCATTGCCGGAGGAGGGCCTTTTTCGGTATCTCATCTGCCCTCATTACACTTGCGAATGCCTGATCTATTTGGGCCTTGCCATGATAGCCGCACCAAAGGGCTACATGGTAAACCGCACCCTCATGGGTGCTTTGTGGTTCATTGTCGCCAATTTAGGCACAACGGCAGATGGGACCAAGCAGTGGTACGCGCAGAAGTTTGGTGCTGAGAAGGTCGCCAGTAAATGGAGGATGATACCCTTTGTCTTTTAGACACACTTGCGCCTCGAATATCACTTCTTTCCAAACAAGCCAAACTTGGCCCCAAGTTTCGACACCTGCATGACGTCCCGGTATGTCAGACTCGTCCTGGTCGCGCGTGCGCTTCGGCCAG from Colletotrichum lupini chromosome 2, complete sequence carries:
- a CDS encoding triose-phosphate transporter, giving the protein MAESSNLKNEARRSEEGHGLLNGDEKRIEESYDLEANSTAATEQQANADRVRNPVEYTISPQVKFGWLSAYFMFSLVLTLYNKLILGAFPFPWLLTSLHATCASLGCYCLLQCGYFTMSHLGRRENLILLAFSLLFTTNIAVSNLSLAMVSVPFYQVLRTTVPVFTVLIYRVVFGRTYENMTYLTLVPIMIGAALTTIGEYTFTDLGFLLTFAGVVLAAVKTVATNRIMTGPLALPAMEVLLRMSPFAAMQSLACAIAAGELGNLNTMRVEGNISLATLIALLGNGILAFALNVASFQTNKVAGALTMSICGNLKQCLTVGLGIIAFGVEVHLFNGSGMILTMIGAAWYSKVELDRRARK
- a CDS encoding 3-oxo-5-alpha-steroid 4-dehydrogenase translates to MASLTPTTMMDALSTLPPAHWCQIFFGLSTAVVLAIQVVPKTTQRLLLDYGARSPATTTDTNDRTKEPTGPKRLDFFTQAAKAVTSFGQIPHAWFMHFYVASVAGSAFWAWQYFQSGSVMAIISGQQAASDGPVVSFEQTVLVWTLMALQGTRRLYECLFVMRPGSSRMWFVHWLLGLGFYLCMSVSVWVDGSGEDRHFPLSDTHSPFPAALRQEARPNLEGLLSPGVAAGTVAYLYGWSNQHKCHKHLASLKKYSLPEEGLFRYLICPHYTCECLIYLGLAMIAAPKGYMVNRTLMGALWFIVANLGTTADGTKQWYAQKFGAEKVASKWRMIPFVF